In Streptomyces sp. NBC_00569, a single genomic region encodes these proteins:
- a CDS encoding aminotransferase class I/II-fold pyridoxal phosphate-dependent enzyme yields the protein MGDTPANPPAGVYSSVRQLRADAWSSLTELARQWASDTSSAARRQATQERLDELFRQLLPIENCWAFPGRSAFAELRRLRAAEDRYGLARRTDELHRALGTESYRSATPRKAEPTTVAGEEPLPGGTTPKPYFEVLVVGELTAAEEEALRISLRGRRRAEDEFVYEIVVAPSFEDAVTAVLVNPGLQAVVIHRRFADRSPYDLSVVAGLVEQPQADPLAQDGPYEQRAQALGARLLELRPEMDLYLMTDGSVERIAGVLSSGFARVFHAREGLLELHLSILHGVRERFRAPFFTALRAHSRRPTGVFHALPISRGTSLLTSHWIPEMVEFYGLNIFLAETSATSGGLDSLLEPTGPLREAQDLAAKTFGARQSYFVTNGTSTANKVVVQALVRPGDIILVDRNCHKSHHYGLMLAGAQVVYLDAYPLDRYGMYGAVPVREIKRKLLELRRAGLLDRVKMLMLTNCTFDGIVYNPTRVMEECLALKPDLAFLWDEAWFAFARFHPVYRRRTAMAAARTLTENLRGPGLADRYARQQEELGDDPDDDTLLDHRLVPDPAKARIRVYATQSTHKTLTSLRQGSMIHVFDQDFSHRTAETFREAYMTHTSTSPNYQILASLDLGRRQAALEGFELVQKQLEQAGVLRDAIDQHPVLSRYLRFLTTPDLIPGEFRASGVEQPLRTGLARMSTAWEDDEFVLDPTRATLHIGLTGIDGDTFKHEHLMDRYGVQVNKSTRNTLLFMTNIGTTRSAVAYLIEVLLKIVEELEDRKDELGPPALRRQGDDAARDTVVALPDFSSFHPAFRPGGRTPEGDIRRAFYLAYDETQCEYLSADEVTEAMTGGRDVVSATFVTPYPPGFPVLVPGQVVNAAVLDYMRALDTREIHGYRPETGYRVFTEQALKEQQTLLESGNGAWAAT from the coding sequence ATGGGTGACACACCCGCCAATCCGCCTGCCGGCGTGTACAGCAGCGTCCGTCAGCTGCGTGCCGACGCCTGGAGCTCCCTGACCGAACTCGCACGCCAGTGGGCGTCCGACACCTCGAGCGCGGCCCGTAGGCAGGCGACGCAGGAGCGGCTGGACGAACTCTTCCGGCAGTTGCTGCCGATCGAGAACTGCTGGGCCTTCCCCGGCAGGTCCGCCTTCGCCGAACTGCGCCGCCTACGCGCGGCCGAGGACCGGTACGGCCTGGCCCGGCGCACGGACGAACTGCATCGCGCCCTGGGCACGGAGTCGTACCGCAGCGCGACGCCCCGGAAGGCCGAACCGACCACTGTGGCCGGGGAGGAACCGCTTCCGGGCGGGACCACACCCAAGCCGTACTTCGAGGTCCTCGTCGTCGGCGAACTGACCGCGGCGGAGGAGGAGGCGCTGCGCATCTCGCTGCGCGGCCGGCGCCGCGCCGAGGACGAGTTCGTGTACGAGATCGTCGTCGCGCCCAGCTTCGAGGACGCGGTGACGGCGGTCCTCGTCAACCCCGGCCTGCAAGCCGTGGTCATCCACCGGAGGTTCGCCGACCGTTCCCCGTACGACCTGAGTGTCGTCGCGGGCCTGGTCGAACAGCCGCAGGCCGACCCGCTCGCGCAGGACGGGCCCTACGAGCAGCGGGCGCAGGCGCTCGGTGCGCGGCTGCTCGAACTGCGGCCCGAGATGGACCTCTATCTCATGACCGACGGATCGGTGGAGCGGATCGCCGGTGTGCTCAGCAGCGGATTCGCCCGGGTCTTCCACGCGCGCGAAGGGCTGCTCGAACTCCACCTGTCGATTCTGCACGGCGTCCGCGAACGCTTCCGCGCACCCTTCTTCACCGCGCTCAGAGCACACAGCAGACGTCCGACCGGTGTGTTCCACGCCCTCCCCATCTCCCGCGGAACGTCTCTGCTGACGTCGCACTGGATCCCCGAGATGGTCGAGTTCTACGGGCTGAACATCTTTCTCGCCGAGACGTCCGCCACTTCGGGCGGCCTCGACTCCTTGCTGGAGCCGACGGGCCCGCTGCGGGAGGCGCAGGACCTCGCGGCCAAGACGTTCGGAGCGCGCCAGTCGTACTTCGTCACCAACGGCACGTCCACCGCCAACAAGGTGGTCGTGCAGGCCCTGGTACGGCCGGGCGACATCATCCTGGTCGACCGCAACTGCCACAAGTCCCACCACTACGGGCTGATGCTGGCGGGCGCCCAGGTGGTCTATCTCGACGCCTACCCCCTGGACCGGTACGGGATGTACGGGGCCGTGCCGGTGCGGGAGATCAAGCGCAAGCTGCTGGAGCTGCGGCGGGCCGGTCTCCTCGACCGCGTCAAGATGCTGATGCTGACCAACTGCACCTTCGACGGCATCGTCTACAACCCGACGCGGGTGATGGAGGAGTGCCTGGCGCTCAAGCCCGATCTGGCGTTCCTGTGGGACGAGGCGTGGTTCGCCTTCGCCCGCTTCCACCCGGTCTACCGCCGGCGCACCGCCATGGCCGCCGCTCGCACCCTCACGGAGAACCTGCGCGGACCGGGACTCGCCGACCGGTACGCCCGACAGCAGGAGGAGTTGGGCGACGACCCCGACGACGACACACTCCTCGACCACCGGCTCGTCCCCGACCCCGCCAAGGCCCGGATCCGGGTGTACGCCACGCAGTCGACGCACAAGACGCTCACCTCGCTGCGCCAGGGTTCCATGATCCACGTCTTCGACCAGGACTTCAGTCACCGCACGGCGGAGACGTTCCGCGAGGCGTACATGACGCACACCTCCACCTCCCCCAACTACCAGATCCTCGCCTCCCTCGACCTGGGCCGAAGACAGGCCGCGCTGGAGGGGTTCGAGCTGGTGCAGAAGCAGCTCGAACAGGCAGGGGTACTGCGTGACGCGATCGACCAGCACCCTGTACTCAGCCGGTACTTGCGCTTCCTGACGACACCCGACCTGATCCCGGGCGAGTTCCGGGCCTCCGGCGTGGAACAGCCGTTGCGGACGGGCCTGGCACGGATGTCGACCGCGTGGGAGGACGACGAGTTCGTGCTCGACCCGACCCGGGCGACCCTGCACATCGGTCTCACGGGCATCGACGGGGACACGTTCAAGCATGAGCACCTGATGGACCGCTACGGGGTGCAGGTCAACAAGAGCACCCGCAACACGCTGCTGTTCATGACGAACATCGGCACCACCCGCAGCGCCGTCGCCTACCTCATCGAGGTGCTCCTCAAGATCGTCGAGGAACTGGAGGACCGCAAGGACGAGTTGGGCCCGCCTGCCCTGCGTCGACAGGGCGACGACGCCGCCCGGGACACCGTCGTCGCCCTGCCCGACTTCAGCTCCTTCCATCCCGCCTTCCGGCCGGGAGGCCGTACACCCGAAGGGGACATCCGCCGGGCCTTCTACCTGGCGTACGACGAGACGCAGTGCGAGTACCTGTCGGCGGACGAGGTCACCGAGGCCATGACCGGCGGCCGGGACGTCGTCTCGGCCACCTTTGTGACGCCGTACCCGCCCGGCTTCCCCGTGCTGGTCCCCGGGCAGGTCGTCAACGCCGCCGTACTGGACTACATGCGGGCGCTCGACACCAGGGAGATCCATGGATACCGGCCGGAGACCGGGTACCGGGTGTTCACCGAGCAAGCATTGAAGGAGCAGCAGACGCTCCTGGAGTCCGGCAACGGCGCCTGGGCGGCCACCTGA
- a CDS encoding acetolactate synthase large subunit, with product MNGAQSLIRTLVRTGVEVCFANPGTSEMHFVAALDSVPEMRGVLGLFEGAVTGAADGYARIAGKPAATLLHLGPGLGNGLANLHNARRAHTPVVNVVGDHATHHKKYDAPLESDIDPVAGSVSGWVRRSDRVAEVGADTAAAVAASMEAPGQVATLILPADASWDEGGQVAAPLPSRTPAAPDPQTVSSIADILRSGEPAALLIGGPACREPGLLATSRIANATGLRALAETFPARLERGAGLPAIERLRYLAEQAVRQLDGVKHLIVAGTRSPVSFFAYPGKPSDLVPEGAQVHTLADPSQDVVAALEALAGQVAADTLPTLAEPALPALPSGPLTANNWAEVVGALLPAGAIVSDEANTSGAALPAATAGAPRHDVLTLTGGAIGQGIPVATGAALAAPDRPVVNLEADGSAMYTISALWTQARENLDVTTVILNNSAYAVLRLEMLRVGADLSGPAAKTLLDLSSPDLNFAKIAEGMGVPSTRATTCEELADQLRHAFAEPGPHLIDAVVPPHL from the coding sequence ATGAACGGCGCGCAGTCGCTGATCCGTACTCTCGTCCGTACCGGCGTCGAAGTGTGCTTCGCCAACCCCGGCACATCGGAGATGCACTTCGTCGCCGCGCTCGACTCCGTACCCGAAATGCGCGGCGTGCTCGGCCTGTTCGAGGGTGCCGTCACCGGGGCCGCCGACGGATACGCGCGTATCGCCGGCAAACCGGCCGCCACGCTGCTGCACCTGGGCCCCGGCCTCGGCAACGGGCTGGCCAACCTCCACAACGCGCGGCGGGCCCACACCCCCGTCGTGAACGTGGTGGGCGACCACGCCACCCACCACAAGAAATACGACGCTCCCCTGGAGTCCGACATCGATCCGGTGGCCGGTTCGGTGAGCGGCTGGGTGCGCCGCAGTGACCGGGTCGCCGAGGTCGGGGCCGACACCGCGGCCGCGGTGGCGGCCTCGATGGAGGCACCGGGACAGGTCGCGACGCTGATCCTGCCCGCCGACGCGTCCTGGGACGAGGGCGGCCAGGTCGCCGCACCACTGCCCTCGCGTACTCCTGCGGCTCCCGATCCGCAGACGGTGTCATCGATCGCCGACATCCTGCGCAGCGGCGAACCCGCCGCGCTGCTGATCGGCGGCCCGGCCTGCCGCGAGCCCGGGCTCCTCGCGACCAGCCGGATCGCGAACGCCACCGGCTTGCGCGCGCTGGCGGAGACCTTCCCCGCGCGACTGGAGCGCGGCGCGGGCCTGCCCGCCATCGAGCGTCTGCGCTACCTCGCCGAGCAGGCCGTCCGCCAACTGGACGGCGTCAAGCACCTGATCGTGGCGGGCACCCGCTCCCCGGTGTCGTTCTTCGCCTACCCCGGCAAGCCGAGCGACCTGGTACCGGAGGGCGCCCAGGTGCACACCCTCGCCGATCCGTCCCAGGACGTGGTCGCCGCTCTGGAAGCGCTGGCCGGGCAGGTGGCCGCGGACACGCTCCCGACCCTGGCCGAGCCCGCCCTCCCGGCACTCCCGAGCGGCCCGCTCACCGCGAACAACTGGGCCGAAGTCGTCGGCGCCCTGCTCCCCGCCGGCGCGATCGTCTCGGACGAGGCGAACACCTCCGGCGCGGCCCTGCCGGCGGCGACGGCCGGCGCGCCCCGCCACGACGTCCTCACCCTGACCGGCGGCGCCATCGGGCAGGGCATCCCGGTGGCCACCGGGGCGGCGCTCGCGGCACCGGACCGGCCGGTCGTCAACCTGGAGGCCGACGGCAGCGCGATGTACACGATCTCGGCCCTGTGGACCCAGGCACGCGAGAACCTCGACGTCACCACCGTCATCCTGAACAACAGCGCCTACGCCGTACTGCGCCTCGAAATGCTGCGGGTCGGCGCCGATCTCTCGGGTCCTGCCGCGAAGACGCTGCTCGACCTCTCCTCGCCCGACCTGAACTTCGCAAAGATCGCGGAAGGGATGGGCGTCCCGTCAACACGGGCGACCACCTGCGAGGAACTCGCCGATCAGCTCCGCCACGCGTTCGCGGAACCGGGCCCCCATCTGATCGACGCCGTGGTCCCGCCTCACCTGTAG